In Ctenopharyngodon idella isolate HZGC_01 chromosome 1, HZGC01, whole genome shotgun sequence, a single genomic region encodes these proteins:
- the LOC127512307 gene encoding adhesion G protein-coupled receptor E3-like: protein MLDVVFNASEEILVSSSADPNKLVSDGNSVLKASEKLVSLLVMPTNTTANISFTLESVEGRVFMVGPNVTLDKFPRLDTTNSAVDIDLIGIAKNNSQRSAAVAFLSYSTMENLLKPDFFNTPNDTIKTMMSTVISVTLHKTTNTKLTKPVNFTFKHIRKLVSNGSLSCVYWNISEWIVDGCSVLETNSSYTVCSCVHLSTFALIMQTSRPPENDSLLELLNLVCVIVGLVFFSLALLTFAFCQWRPGVNNVARINICVSLLLAHILFLLTQQFLSFIRPLQVLCAVISGVLHFLFLSGFMWMFIEAVLLFICVKNISQISSKKKREVFSTRFLCAIGYTVPLVVVAMSAAVDPKGSDSEHCWIKMDKDFIWSFLGPVAVILALNMILFVCIIISLNSNLKNLNAEVSQIKQKKIMTFKTMCQFVVLGCSWILGFFINGSKELEIIFLILNSQQGTFIFLVYCVLNNEIRQQYRNFWRAVLPCRIL, encoded by the exons ATGTTGGATGTGGTCTTCAATGCTTCAGAGGAGATTTTAGTGTCATCATCAGCTGACCCAAATAAACTGGTGTCAGATGGAAACAGTGTGTTAAAAGCCAGTGAGAAACTTGTGTCCTTGCTGGTGATGCCGACAAACACAACTGCCAATATCAGTTTTACTCTTGAATCTGTGG AGGGACGAGTCTTCATGGTTGGACCAAATGTCACCTTAGATAAATTCCCTAGACTTGACACGACAAATTCTGCTGTGGACATTGATCTCATTGGGATCGCCAAGAACAACAGTCAAA GATCAGCTGCTGTGGCTTTCTTGAGCTACAGCACAATGGAGAATCTACTGAAGCCCGACTTCTTCAACACACCAAATGACACGATTAAAACCATGATGTCCACTGTGATCTCAGTTACTCTTCACAAAACCACCAACACTAAACTCACCAAACCAGTCAACTTCACCTTCAAACACATCAGA aagcttgtttccaacGGTTCTCTGTCCTGTGTGTACTGGAATATCAGCGAGTGGATTGTAGATGGTTGTTCTGTTTTAGAGACTAACAGCAGCTACACTGTGTGTTCCTGTGTTCATCTGTCGACATTCGCTCTCATAATGCAAACCAGCAGACCACCAGAG AACGACTCGCTGCTGGAGCTGTTGAATTTGGTGTGTGTGATCGTGGGGCTGGTGTTCTTCAGTTTGGCCCTGTTGACCTTTGCCTTTTGTCAGTGGAGGCCTGGAGTGAATAATGTGGCTCGAATCAACATCTGTGTGAGTCTGCTGTTGGCTCACATTCTGTTCCTGCTCACACAACAGTTCCTGAGCTTCATACGCCCCCTACAG GTGTTGTGTGCCGTGATATCAGGTGTGCTGCACTTCCTCTTTCTCTCCGGCTTTATGTGGATGTTCATTGAAGCTGTGCTGCTCTTCATCTGTGTGAAGAACATATCACAGATCAGCTCCAAAAAAAAGAGGGAGGTGTTTAGCACTAGATTCCTGTGTGCGATTGGATATACGGTTCCTCTGGTTGTGGTGGCCATGTCTGCTGCGGTGGATCCTAAAGGCTCCGACAGCGAACA CTGTTGGATTAAAATGGATAAAGATTTTATCTGGAGTTTTCTGGGACCTGTTGCCGTCATACTAGCA TTAAACATGATTCTCTTTGTCTGCATCATCATCAGTCTGAACTCAaatttgaaaaatctgaacGCTGAAGTTTCACAGATAAAACAAAAGAA GATtatgacatttaaaacaatgtgtCAGTTTGTGGTTCTTGGTTGCTCCTGGATTCTGGGTTTCTTCATTAATGGCAGTAAGGAGCTGGAGATCATCTTCCTGATCTTGAACTCCCAGCAGGGAACCTTCATCTTCCTGGTCTATTGTGTCCTAAATAATGAG ATCAGACAACAGTACAGGAATTTTTGGAGAGCTGTTCTTCCATGCAGA